tagAGACGTGTAAATAGCatcttttatgtttaataatatataagtttaatTGTCCAGTAGTGTGTTTGTTTCTATTTAGTTCCAAGCTTTATAGATATGTTATTTATATctaagatatatatacatatatattatggtACCACCATTCTGAAAATTGAGAAATCGTTCTAAATTTATATGGGAAcctgtttaataaataaaaatggtgTCTTTAACTTACTAAAGAAACCAGTTTCTAATCAAAAAAGGGTTTGTATAAATCAGTAAGAAACGtactttacatataaaaatggtGTCTAAACCTTTTAAAGAAACCGGTTATTGGAATTAAAAAAGGTTTCTATCTTTTTGTAAGGAAACCACTTCTTAGTAAGAAAGAGGTCTCTATTGTTTTCATAGAAACCGGTTACTAAACAGGTCTTCATTAGGATCTAATAGAAACCCCCTTAATAGGAAGCGGTTGAAGAACTGGTTTCTAAACCCCTTTAAAACCGATTTCCTTTAcaagtttaaatatttatatatttatatctactacaattatatttactacttataatttgtaaatatgttaatatatttgtactttttgtgtttttagtgtacaaatttatatatattgtatgtttCAATTGAAAAcgtataaataaatcaattcgttttataaaaatacgttatatgtattttaacaCCTTAATTAGTTAACAAAAAACATCTCTATATTTTAGTCatattttttcttaacaattgaaagttaaattcataacataataaacaaaaaacgtaaaaaaaaaattttttaaaaaaacccgaaaccgatccaaagcGAACAAAAAAACCGAATacaatgattttggttttctataaaccgaatggatcggttAGAGTTTCGATTTTAGGCAAAAAccgacccaacctgacccataCTCACCCGGTTACCCCTACTAGCTACTAGATGTCAAAAGATTTTTACTCTCCAAGTAAAGCCAAAGGGAAGAATTATGTGATGGTCATGAGAACCccacaatatttataaaactctatatttttaatattgtttttataaatttatttagttttaaagttAATTGGCAACCCgtgatgtaatttaattttgtagtttaaCATTAATTTATTAGTATCTTAAAAACTGTTCGACAACCCATAATAAAAAGCTTGACTTCGCCATTAAGTAAAACACATCTGCATTTCAATTTATGTCACTACGTATGAAGGATGGTTTTTTCAATATTCAAATTACTCACGAAATTAAAGTTGATCGTTTTTGTAAATTGAATTGTAcctttggttttttgtttttgttttttatagatattttgattgccattataaaaaatatataagcaaCTTAATTAAagcatatatttataatatgatTTAAACGATATCTATACTTACCACCAAATATttatcataagaaaaaaattaaaacgaCTTATCTATTAGACACCAGACGATGGTTTCACATTTATGTAGCTACCATTAAATAGAAGGCATCAAAAAAACAAATGGTATATTGCCTcgtcaattaattaaaaaaaatcaataattgtATCACAAAATTTCATACATCTACcacattatacatatattatagcatattatatataactatgcAATAAATAACAATGATACTTTATagcatattatatataactatgcAATAAATAACAATgatactttatcaatttttatgaTACGAATATTACTTTCTAATATTAATACTAGTCGCCTTCAATTCCTATTTCACCTATGaccttaataaattaaagcCACATCCTTATATATTATCTTCATAAATGCCacttattatcatttcataatattttattactagTATACTAGAAgttgtattttaaaaaaataaaaaggtcaGCGTCACCCTCTCTTGCAAGTTACACGCCAGTCAAACCTCAAATCCTTCATCTTATTTCCATATCCCCTCCTACAAGAAACCAACCAAAAAAACAACCCCCTTTTTCATCCtcaatttttatctcaaaaaaacacacaatcaTTAACGAAAACCATGGAAACAGAAGACGAACAATCAGAATATGAAGAAGCACTCCTTTCTTTTATCCTCTCATTTCAAAAGCTCAACTCAACAAAACCCCGGCgcccaccgccgccgccgctgTCGGAGGTGGAAGAAACAACCGGATACGTTTTTAAAAACAAAGATTTGTTAAAAGAAGCATTCACACATGtttcttttaaagaaaaagattgtTTGTCGTACGAACGGTTGGAGTATTTGGGTGACTCTGTTTTGAACCACTTGATTGCCAAGCTGCATTTTTTCATGTATCCTGATATGGCTCCTGGTGAGTTGACTCGGTTACGCGCCGCTACTGTTGACACTGAAGCACTCTCTAGGGCCGCCCTCAGACTTGATCTTCATAAGCATCTCCGGCACAACAAACCTCTTCTTGACAGTCAGgtattctatatatatctatatctatatctatattggTTACGTTTTACtataaaatatgatttttataaagatCATGATTAGAAAACGAttatttttcacatatatacTGATCATAATCATAACCTCTGTTTCATTAATGTCCGTACAAGTGGGatttgttggaaattttatgggaaaaatacaaattttatttcTCTTGAGATACTAGTGTCTTGAATTTGGTGGGTGGTATATGGATCTGTCttgttcttttgtttttttaaggttaaaatgaaataaaaatgataaaaagttTTGTCACTTTTTTGTTAAActatttatgttttgataaaTATGGTAAAGGGGGCACACCACATATAAAGTTTTTGGGCTCttgtatgaaaattgaaaaCGATACTTCAAATTTAGAAATGTGATTGTTCTATAACAaactttatgattatgagtaagTTTTTTGTTACCATTTATTGTTCCATACAATTGAGAGGTATAGTTAAACTtgtgaaacaattattttttatatatataactctaaTGTAATTTGGTATAAACTTCAGATTATTTCGATTTGAACTTTCTAATTTTATCTATAAatcttcataattttattaactTATACCAGATCATAGTggggtttttttctttctttctttctttaataaaaGATACTTGAATTTGGATCTTAAGTAAGGTAGGGGGTGGGGAATTGAAAGCACGACAGGAGGCATGTTTTGAGCCTGGTGACAACGAAACACTTTAGAGGTAGCCTAGAAAGGAAGGAAAAACAAACGCTAGGTTATGTAATAAAGAAGGAAGAGAGCCATCTAAGGTTATTTTTGTTAGAAATGTGACTCTTATATCAAATAACTTCTCTTATATTAACTTCTCATGTACTATCAACTTAAGTTTTTGTACATTTTGgtatatgaaaatgaaacatTAGTACAATACATTTAATGTAAATCCTTTTTACCatgatccatttttacatagTTGTTTATTAAGAGATGGTTAAACTTTGGGATAATTTATACTATCAACAGGTGATTATGGTTAATTTTGATTAAGTTTAGGGACTGCatctttttgtaattaattactGTATTGTATGTTTGTTTGTGGATGATACAGATGGAAGAGTTTGTGGAAGGTATCAAGCAGTATCCGTCACACTCTTATGGCATGATTGATCCGCCTAAAGTGCTAGCTGATATTCTTGAGTCACTCATTGGTGCCATCTTCATTGATACTGATATGTCAATGGATGATACTTGGGAGGTAACATATCATCTGTCTTACTATGTGTATAACTGTGTATATAATAAGACATTTATATTGTTAATATAAACTTTGGTTGCTAGTAGTTATATATGAACACAATACCACATTGCAAGATATGAAAAACAAACAGTATTtacatggttcaacaatttggCTACATATGTTATTGAtaagacttttttattttattttgggttttAACAGGTTGCGGAGCATTTATTACAACCGTTGATGACGCGTGAAAATTTGAAGGCACACCCGGTAGCAAAGTTCTATGAAGCATGCCAGAAGATGGGAGTTAAACCACACGCAAAAGATTTGTGGAGCAAAACAGGAGAGATTGAGATATACATTGATGATGAACTGATTGGGACAGGAAAATACAAGCTAAAGAAAATTATTGCAGTAAATAGAGCAGCACATGATGCATACCAGAACCTTTTTGAAAAGCTTGGTAGTAAAGATGGTGATCAAAACCTTAGTaacaaagatgatgatgatgaaaatgccGATAGTGATGAAAAAGTCGATTGTGATGAAAATGTTGATAATGATGAAAAACTCGATAGCGAAAATGGCAGTATTGGAGAGTAATCATAAGTAGTGGAACTGTTGTCTTTGTATCAAGTTGAATTAGAAGAGAAAGCTAATCTATTTTGGCATGAAGTTAAAGATAGAGTAACTTAGGATTAGACTCTAATTTGTTCTCATATTGGGGTTATTAGTCTCATTGTGGAACTGTAACCATTGGTGTTACTTTCTTGTGAATTGGCTAACTATGAATTAAGTTAAATGCATTTCCATTgcttatatgtttttttttccctctatCAAGATGGGTTACTTTGTGTATATGGCACTCACAATACACCTGTGAACTCTATAGATAAAGGTGTACGACTTTATATTGtcttaattttcaattttaacttttgtGCCTGTtatcaactttttttattttgaccatGTCCTTAAATGGGAAAAAGTATACCAGGAATATGGTCCTCAAATGGTCTTCTTTTAATTAGTTACAAAAGGACTATAATCAAAGCTACATGTAAGGATGGATGTGGAACTAGACCGGTCATTGTACCGATCTTGGTCACATATATACCGGTATCGGGAAATCGGTACCCGACCAGTACCACATTCTAAATCGATAGATCTCACTTCTAATCGAGATCACTTACTCATTTTTATAAACAACACACCATATAATTGCATACACATAGCAACATGCAAATAGCGTTTGGTTTGCTTCCTTACACGACATGAATAGCCTATTTTGACCATTCATATCGATCCCATTCTGTAGTTCACCCTATTGTGATTATGATGTGAATTATTCTTAATATTATTGATACAATGAAGGGTTTTATATAGCCAATGTACAACTTGTTCATCAAGTAAAGACAACTAATTATTAAGAAACTATAAtctactaaatatataaaagatattaatctactaattataatataactTGGTAATATCCTTAATACACCCAACATAATGAAAAAAGCACGATTTGGAATCATCGGAAAACTATTTAAACAAATCTTGTCGAGATCTTGGTATTTTCAAATTATCAACAGCATGAATATGAATAagacaaataacaaaacatctTGTTGAACCGTTTTAACTTGTGCATCAATATTAGATGGGCCACATTAAAACTACGCCCCCTA
The sequence above is drawn from the Erigeron canadensis isolate Cc75 chromosome 4, C_canadensis_v1, whole genome shotgun sequence genome and encodes:
- the LOC122598444 gene encoding ribonuclease 3-like protein 3, which translates into the protein METEDEQSEYEEALLSFILSFQKLNSTKPRRPPPPPLSEVEETTGYVFKNKDLLKEAFTHVSFKEKDCLSYERLEYLGDSVLNHLIAKLHFFMYPDMAPGELTRLRAATVDTEALSRAALRLDLHKHLRHNKPLLDSQMEEFVEGIKQYPSHSYGMIDPPKVLADILESLIGAIFIDTDMSMDDTWEVAEHLLQPLMTRENLKAHPVAKFYEACQKMGVKPHAKDLWSKTGEIEIYIDDELIGTGKYKLKKIIAVNRAAHDAYQNLFEKLGSKDGDQNLSNKDDDDENADSDEKVDCDENVDNDEKLDSENGSIGE